A window of the Macrobrachium rosenbergii isolate ZJJX-2024 chromosome 43, ASM4041242v1, whole genome shotgun sequence genome harbors these coding sequences:
- the LOC136828499 gene encoding CLIP domain-containing serine protease B4-like, protein MYPWLVGIRKSSKRKYECGGTIINSRYVVTAAHCVRQGRKVIPSRKLLIGVADHNYKSKEDDIKGVTKQVKIARITVHPKYRDELPGFDIALIRLKKELALSSEIAPACLPTGNKNYSSQNGIALGWGAVDNETYTLSTVAREVTLPILPPNCNGIEVSSVKITKLMLCAGGKAGKDTCSGDSGGPLMVREEGRFTLVGITSFGSGCAKEGQPAVYTRVSEYQDWIMRNTKDAAYCS, encoded by the coding sequence ATGTACCCATGGCTCGTGGGAATACGGAAGAGCTCAAAGCGCAAGTACGAATGCGGAGGAACGATAATCAACAGCCGGTACGTCGTGACAGCAGCCCATTGCGTCCGGCAGGGTAGAAAGGTCATCCCTTCGAGGAAACTTCTGATCGGCGTGGCAGACCACAATTACAAATCAAAAGAGGACGACATCAAAGGCGTTACCAAACAGGTCAAGATTGCTAGAATCACCGTCCACCCGAAATACAGGGACGAGCTCCCAGGCTTCGACATAGCCCTGATTCGCCTGAAGAAAGAGTTGGCCCTCTCCAGCGAAATCGCCCCGGCTTGCCTGCCAACGGGAAACAAGAACTACAGCTCCCAAAATGGAATTGCCCTTGGGTGGGGGGCTGTTGACAACGAGACCTACACTCTATCGACTGTTGCACGGGAGGTCACCTTGCCCATCCTGCCCCCGAATTGCAACGGCATCGAAGTCTCCTCAGTGAAGATCACGAAGCTGATGCTGTGCGCGGGAGGTAAAGCGGGAAAGGACACGTGCTCGGGTGATTCGGGGGGGCCTTTGATGGTCAGGGAGGAAGGTCGCTTCACCCTCGTGGGCATCACGTCTTTCGGATCCGGATGTGCCAAGGAGGGTCAGCCGGCTGTTTATACCAGGGTGTCAGAATATCAAGACTGGATTATGCGGAACACGAAGGATGCTGCTTATTGCTCTTGA